DNA from Prionailurus bengalensis isolate Pbe53 chromosome X, Fcat_Pben_1.1_paternal_pri, whole genome shotgun sequence:
GCCTCATTCTGCCCCATGGCTTTGATCCAGTATCCTTTGGCACCATACAGTATAAAGAGATTTCTCATCTAGACCTATGTTCCAAATGACCAGCCCACCCACAGACCCCATAGCTGACCTGCTGGCCTCTCCGTGGGGCCAATGCCTAATAAGAGTAGACATGCTTTACCCTTGCTTTATTCAAAGTTCTCAACATTTTGGTTTTGTCCCAGGCTACAAAATATTTCCTGACTTGTGACAAACTCTTTCTTACTTCTGCCTAATTGGACTTATcttgttcttcattcttttggatttttaaggTGGGAAGTTAGAtaatttatttgagacttttacTCTTTCCTAAAACAggcatttagtgctataaatttccatcTAAGCATTGGTTTTAGCTGCATCTCAAAAATGTTGATATGCTGTGCTTTACTCACGTGGagttccaaataatttttaatacttccTGGTCTCTTTCAGTTATGGACTGTTCAGAAGTATATGtcttagttttcaaatatttggggatttttttaagATCCTTcgtgatttctagtttaattctattgtggtcagagaacatatcTTGCATGATTTGAATCCACTTaagtttattgagacttgttgTATGGCCCAGAGTATGGTCTGTCTTGGtaaatgctccatgtgcactcaaaaataATATGCTTCTAAAGAATAAGTTtctaaagatttctttcttttatgtctctatgatttttctaaacatgaacattatttcctctttttgtttcttttttccctgacTATAACAAGTCAGAACTATAACAAGTAAACCCCACCAGTTGCCTACAGAGAGTAGAACTGTGTGTTTTTTGAGCTATGTGAATGcattaattatttgaaaaataagcatatttttaaaaagtaaagagcGGTAATTGAATAATGGGAGTGGACTAAACTCAAAGACAattatgtacacatacacaagcCAGAATGAATATAGTTAGCAAAACAGAGGTCGTGAAGAATGCTTGGAAGATAGAAACAGGAGTTGCTTTCAGAATGATAATACCAGAGAAGTTAAAATACCTGCAGTAGAAAGTCAAGCACACTCAAAGAAGGCTCAAGAACAGAATCAAGGACCAGCAGAGGTCCTGGGTGGACTATGAGATTAAAGAGCTGATCTCTGAACAACAgatcttccccccaccccccctacccccactctgACCTTCATCCAACCTTGCATTGGACAAAGCCACAGTGGCAAATGAACCACTTTGACTTCTTTAAACTACACTCCCATGACAGTGAGTTACTTGAACAGAAAGGGAAACCAAGTTAGCATAGGCGTTAGACAACTGAAGACCTGCaaagcagaaatgaaacaaaacaaaagaatacttCTACCTAGAAGAAAGATCTATCTACCCAAGCCTTTTGGTGTCAGAGAAACGCCATGCTTGGGCATTGGGGATAGTATCTATCCTACCTGTAAGCTCCATGACATCTACTCCCACAGGAGAAGACCACTCCCTGGTTGACATGCTCCATCCTCCCTATTCATAGGAGAAACTTGTTAGTGAAATGGACATCATGACTGTAAATCAGACCCATGCTAATTACCTAGGCtaataaaataagtcatttatTGCTAAATATGAATGTGCAAAGTTTGAAGTatttcaagaaagtaaaaaagatgaTGACaaacacatgtatttatattttacaagaaatagaaatttaccAAAAAAGTTCAAATTCATATTCTTAGAATTTTGCAAGACAGTGGgtttataaaataagaacatgCTGCAATAGAAGGAATTGgagaacaaaattaaatatttgggaaatagACATATTATcgcaaaattaaaaacttaaccACCAGGTGCTCAGCGCAGGGTGTCCCTGCCTCACATAGGCTCCAACTGAACCTAGAACAGAGCATGCgcagccccgccccaccccttaTCCCCTTCCCCCAAACCGGAAACTCGCCCCCGTTTCCTGTAACGGACCCCAGCTCCGGTCCTGTTCCAGAGCCGCTGCCGCGTCCGAGCCCAACGGACGCTGCCTAGAGGTCTCCGCTGCCACTGAGTGCCTCTGGCTCCTCTCGCCATTCAAGCTGGGCAATTTTcgaggccgccgccgccgccttggGCCTTGCCGCTGCCCAATCCGGAGTCCTCGCTTCGGAGTCACCTTCGCCCTCGTCTTGGTGCCAGTGCTGCCAGCCATGGCCACCGCGCCGTCCTCTCAAGTGCGCCAGAACTACCACCCGCAGTGTGAGGCCGCCATCAACTGCCAGATCAACCTGGAGCTCTACGCCTCCTACGCGTACCTGTCCATGGCTTTCTATTTCGACCGCGCCGACGTGGCCCTGGGGAATTTCTCCAAGTTCTTCCTGCGCCAGTCCCACGACGAGAAGAAGCGTGTCGAGAAGCTGATGCAGCTGCAGAACCAGCGTGGGGGCCGCATCCGCCTCCACAACATCATGAAGCCTAACCGCGACAACTGGGAGAGCGGCCTGAAGGCCATGGAGTGCGCCTTTCATCTGGGGAAGACCGTGAACCAGAGCCTGCTCGACCTGCACCAGCTGGCCACCGTCAAGAACGACGCCCACCTGTGCAGCTTCCTGGAGACCAACTGCCTGCATGAGCAAGTCAAGGTCATCAAAGAGCTGGGGGGCTACATCACCAGCCTGCGCAAGATGGGGGCCCTGGAAGATGGCTTGGCAGAATACCTCTTTGACAAGCTCACCCTGGGCAACAGCGACAAGAACTGAGTTGGGACTGCCTTCCCATAGCCACAGGGGGCATGGTAACTTCCCCTGGTCACCATGCCGAGCATGCATTTTGCAGTATTGCGCTTGCAAAACGTTCCAGTTTCTTCTTCCAGTTttccataaataaaaaaagttattttgtttcAATAAAGTTATTTGGTTCCTAAAGAAATAAAGGTCTCTGGTTCATTCGCGTGTGCAAAACCCtaaccttttaaattttaaaacaggtaTCCAGGagtccctccacccacccatgcCTCATCCACATACAGCTCAGGATTTCCATAGATGAAAGAAGAAGTTATTCCATGGGACCAcggaaaatgcaaaattaatctTCCCATTCTAAACTATAGGCAGATGGGGGTTGGGTGGTGTGAGGTGGGGCCCTGGTGAATGTGGGTGGGTGTGCATgggaaattataagaaaaaaaaaaaaagatggtgtagAATTCATCATAGTGGTTTCCTCTAACAAAGAACTGAAGAATGCGATAAGGCAGGGATTAAAGGGAATCTTCAACATTACACGAAgactttttatttactaaaataggcaaacaaaaaaaaataaaataaaatacgcaAACATTAATGTTTGAGCTTCTGGGTGGGAACATGGGGGTCTTAGAAGCAGGTATGGCAGAGCATCTTTTTTGACAAGCTCACCCTGGGCAACAATGATAATATAATTGAGCCTTTAGGCTCACTTTCCCATAGACATGGGAGTGACCTCCTAGGTCACCATGCTGGACACGCATAGTGCCCttacaaaatattcaaatacagTTTTCTCCTTCAATTGTACACTTTCTTCTCTCAGAGTAATAAAgtaccaaaaaaccccacactaCCTGATTAGAAGAGCTGAACAATATCAGGCCAAGGCTAAGGTCAAATTTGTGATATTGAATATGAAGTAGAATAAATCCCCCTAAATGTTAAGCCAGTGAGTCTGGCTGCTTTGAAGAATACGGAGGGTGAGGGAGAGTTGAAGCTGGGAGGCCAGTCAGGAGACATTGTCACCAGTCCGATGAGAGACACTGGTGGTTGAACAGGAGAGGAAGCTGAAGAAAAGGTGACTGAGACAAATTCTAGTTGCATCTGGATGACGCAACAAGATTTGCTTATGGATCAGAGGTAAATGAGAAATGGGAGAAATTATCTAGGTTCTGCTATTTGTACTTGAACACCTGACTTGATGGTAATGCTATTTATTAATCTGAGGATGTTTGCTGGGGAacctgaggggtggggaaggcatgTCACGTAAAACCTGAGATGCCTGTTAGATATACAAGTGGAACTTCCATGCAGGGGgtcagaagaatgaatctggagcTCAGGTGGGATGTCAGGTTTGGAAATACACACATAGGTGACATCAGCTACAGATGGTGTTGAGGTCATGCGACCAGATAAGCTCACCAGAAACAAGAGCATAGAGAATGTGGCACAGGAAGCCCCATGCCCAGTGCAGCTACCATTAGAGGATGGGTTGAGATATTCAAACATCCAGAGGGCTGCTGGTCCCACCCTGACCATTACCTCATTCCACACTGTGACCATCTGTGCCCATTCCAAGTGTCCCCAAATCAGCCTGTTCCTAACCTCAGAGTGGCCTTTGGTTTCTGCTTTCAAGATGTAGTGAGAAGTTAGCCTATTATCTTGTCTTCATGGCTATGGGTAGAAAGAAATTATCTCTTAGTAAAAAGATTTTTCAATGAAGTGAAAAAGCTGCTAAGCTCTCCCCTTGTATAAAACTCTTCCCTCTCGCAGTATACTCTGTTTGACCAAATGAAATCTGTGCTCATGTAAACCGTAAAGTTGTCCATGTCttgaaaaaaaacactcaaaacattttgtttcttctatacTAGTGTAGTTTACAAAgatcaacattaaaaatgtatatgcattGTATATGATATTCAAAGATACATGGGTAGCTTGAGTCTCCTTAAAGCTAACAGATTGCTGTGAAGTTTTAGTAAAAAATGAACAAGTTCAGCTAATCAGTAATATCCTTTCACATTTTCCCATGATTGTGCTTTAACATtatcttaaaaatgaagattatggcccttccagttttgtttccagaaaatgttattacctcttttatttttgctagTCAAACTTGATCTTTCTCTGCTTGGTTTGAAGTTGTCTGCTCCCCCTGACATTGcctcaggggtgtgtgtgtgtgtgtgtgtgtgtacatatacatatatatacacataaatacatatgtatatacttatatgtacatatataactGTTCTCTTCTAGATATGAGGAAGCATAGAGTGACTATCAATATATGAGTTTTCAAAACTGGAAATTGGGGATCTTTTCTACTTTCCGGTTTTGGAGAAGCAGTTGGTATAGTGGTTTCTTAACCTCCCACTGCCTGGGTTCACATCCCGGCCTAGCCACTTACTAAATTGGGTGAATGTGGACATGtaatttaacttttctgtgcctccgtttcctcccATGTAAAAGAGGGATAATAAAAGCATCAACCCCATCGGTTgctgagaagattaaatgagtgaatatgtttaaatgtttccaacagtggctggcacacagaGTACACATAAGCCATCATTTATCACCACCACCTTCATCCACTTCTAAGTTCTTGGTGGTGTTCCTTTGGGGAGAAGATTCCACATGTGTACTTTGCCACTGGGGGTCGCTCTTGCATTTCAACCAACTGTGTCATTCTGAATACCGAGAAGGAAAAATCTTTGGTAGCTGCTTGGCTGTCAGGTGCCGCCAGGAGTCAGGAGGGTAGATTGCTGTTTTCAGGCCCCAAAGTCAGGCCCAAGCCTGGAGGGGGGTTGCTGTTTCAATCAGCCTTCCCCTTAAATCGCCCCCTTCAACATTTTTTGCGTATTCTTCCCAAACCCAGGTTGCCTGAGCCTCCTCTTTCCAACTTAACTAACATTCCACTCTTCAGAGATGGGAAAGAAAGGATGAAGTGCTAATCCTGATTCCACCATCATCTGGATATTTGAACCTGAAATGGAGTGGAATGGGTGGACTGGAAAAGGAGAATGGGCAAAAGGGCTACTAATAGCACAACaactaaaattgaaaaatcaCTTTAGCACATAGGTGCTCAAACTTTGCTGCACATTAGAACTGCCTGTGGAGTGTTTAGAACTCTCAACATCCAGTCCACATCCCAGGCCAAATGTATCAGTCTCTGGGGCAGGACCTAGACATCCCAGGCATGAAAAACAGGGCAAACACCTTGCTACCCAAAGTATGGTCCTCTGCCCAGCACGTCACTGTCAtctgagagcttgttagaaattcaaAATCTTAAGCCCTACCCCAGGCCTACTGAATCACAATCTAATTTTggtgggatgggttaaataagtgatggcgattaaggagggcacttgttgtgatgagcactgggtgccatatggaagtgttgaatcgctaCATTGTACGCCTGAACCTAATACAACAGTGTGTGTTcactaactgaaatttaagtaaaaactaaaaaaaaagaatctacattttaaagacCCCAGATGATGTATATGCACACTGAATTTTGAATAGCATTCTTGGCATTCAttttggaatcacctggggagctggAAGGTAATTCTGATGCATGGGTTTAAacaactgactgggccacacCCTCCAGTAAGTAGTGGACCAAGCACAATAAAAATATACGCTAACATCAATTATTGAATCAACAATCATTGATCAcacgcgtgcatgcacacatacaggcacacacaATTTTACCCAAATCTGCTCTTCTATCATTAACTGGTTTGTTTCAGAGTGtaggttggcaaactacagcctatAAGCCAAATCTGGCCCCTATGTGTTTTTACAAAGTCTTATTAGAACAGAGCTGCAccccgctctggaaagcagtgtggaggttcctcagaaaattaaaaatagacctaccctatgacccagcaatagcactgctaggaatttatccaagggatacaggagtactgatgcataggggcacttgtaccccaatgtttatagcagcactctcaacaatagccaaattatggaaagagcctaaatgtccatcaacggatgaatggataaagaaattgtggtttatatacacaatggaatactacgtggcaatgagaaaaaatgaaatatggccttttgtaacaacgtggatggaactggagagtgtgatgctaagtgaaataagccatacagagaaagacagataccatatggtttcacttttatgtggatcctgagaaacttaacagaaacccatgggggaggggaaggaaaaaaaaaagaggttagagtgggagagagccaaagcataagagactgttaaaaactgagaacaaactgagggttgatggggggtgggagggaggggagggtgggtgatgggtattgaggagggcaccttttgggatgagcactgggtgttgtatggaaaccaatttgacaataaatttcatatattaaaaaaaaaaaagaacagagctgcATCCATTCAATTATCTATTGTCAATGGCTGCATTTGCACTACAACAATACAGTCAGTAGTTGTAACaaagaccatatggcctgcaaagcctaaaacgTTTACAGAAAATCTTCACCAGCCCATGTCTGATAGTAACTTGCCACAGGCCCTGGATTCATCTAAATTTGCCAGATACGTTAAATCTTTCACCTGCCTCTATGCATCTATgcatttgtccttttctgtttccttttattttctctcactttcaataaatattctagAATGCTTTGGGTAGATACAATATTTTACAGTGTTACAAGTATTGCAATTGTCACCTTCCAGACTGACATCTTTGTGTATTTCAGCAAGTCAGCCTGTGGCCTTTCTGTGTCTTGAGTTTTGCTAGTCCCTCAATAAGCCTTTGTTAATTGAGGGCCATCAGTCATCCCGCTTCTGGGAGCATCAGAGTGGAACAAGGCCTGACTGGCCTTTTTGACTGATTCTCCACAATCACATATTCATCACAGAGACTGCTTAAAGTGTACTCAGTTTTAAGTTATTGCAATCTATTCCAATCATCTTTCTTACTGTGAggcatttaaatttcattaatatgCAAAACTACTGCCTTGTCTAAGGAGGAATAGACTCCTTCCCTTTTATCTGTATTTCAGCATTTACTTTTTGTAATGTTGTGTTTGGTTTATAACTTATTATATGTGATATTAACTATGCCACACGCAACAAGGAGGTTTACTCTTTTTTCCTGTGGGATAATTCTCTGTGcatgattttctttcctcccaaaAGCTGAATTCTTCTATAAAGTTTAtggagaagtgaataaaatatattttatatctataaattaTAAGATAAACCTAAATTAAAA
Protein-coding regions in this window:
- the LOC122478024 gene encoding ferritin heavy chain-like, with the translated sequence MATAPSSQVRQNYHPQCEAAINCQINLELYASYAYLSMAFYFDRADVALGNFSKFFLRQSHDEKKRVEKLMQLQNQRGGRIRLHNIMKPNRDNWESGLKAMECAFHLGKTVNQSLLDLHQLATVKNDAHLCSFLETNCLHEQVKVIKELGGYITSLRKMGALEDGLAEYLFDKLTLGNSDKN